A window of Longimicrobium sp. contains these coding sequences:
- a CDS encoding ribonuclease H-like domain-containing protein, which produces MTVLEEEWLWGWDPTPGIVSVWAEPDGRAAVWRRPPGGGALVREDARFRPWLLLDRLDDLRHLGDALGPAGSGAPVTWRELEGPGALRWLVSADRLHTLTAALLEGAGRRLGRVVPHVRELPREELLCLPPDEQYLVATGRTYFRDLPFDALHRLQFDLETTGLDARRNRIFMIAVRDPRGEAFTLEADGEDDAAEAALIARLVAAVTAADPDVIENHNLQGFDLPFLEERARRLGVPLALGRLPALGLRQRAARRGTPADPTWGDGRRRARFMAPGRELIDTLDAVWRYDFATRELPGHGLKAVARHLGIAAPDREYVPGREIFTVYRRDPERIRRYATDDVEEVAALARLLGGAAFALARMAPRRYERLADAGAATGVIDPLLVRAYLRAGAALPAHEPADGTPHSGAALHLYAAGVARRVVKADVASLYPSLMRAYRIGPERDRLGALLAMVDRLVELRLQAKAAARAAPPGSAERHAQEATSAAMKLVVNSAYGYLAAGGELTRFADVHAANEVTRRGRETLAVICRALAGRGVTLLEADTDGVYFAVPEGWTEADERRVVAEVAALLPPLVQLEFEGRYAAMLSHEPKNYALLGYDGALQLRGVAFRSSRAEPFGEAFLRAALPRLFAADLAGVREVYLHTLDALRRRELPTYEVSSRVRLTKSPARYAETSVSRRELPYEALLAGGRTHWRVGDRVRVYRTQGGGAGVVPSPDDVVEWADPRDYDVDHYARVLRDNYASRLARALRPEDFAALFAAPDQLSLFTPSFAEMRPILDARPAPLQAAAPEHDDAEDPQALPFDVEDGVPAADALPE; this is translated from the coding sequence ATGACCGTGCTCGAGGAGGAATGGCTCTGGGGCTGGGATCCCACGCCGGGCATCGTCTCGGTGTGGGCCGAGCCCGACGGCCGCGCCGCCGTCTGGCGCCGCCCGCCCGGTGGCGGCGCGCTGGTGCGCGAGGACGCGCGCTTCCGCCCCTGGCTCCTCCTCGACCGGCTGGACGACCTCCGCCACCTCGGCGACGCGCTGGGCCCCGCGGGCTCCGGCGCGCCCGTCACCTGGCGCGAGCTGGAGGGCCCGGGCGCGCTGCGCTGGCTGGTGAGCGCGGACCGCCTGCACACGCTCACCGCCGCCCTGCTGGAGGGCGCGGGGCGGCGGCTCGGCCGCGTCGTGCCGCACGTGCGCGAGCTGCCGCGCGAGGAGCTGCTCTGCCTGCCGCCCGACGAGCAGTACCTGGTGGCGACGGGGCGCACCTACTTCCGCGACCTCCCCTTCGACGCGCTGCACCGCCTGCAGTTCGACCTCGAGACCACGGGGCTGGACGCGCGCCGCAACCGCATCTTCATGATCGCCGTGCGCGACCCGCGCGGTGAGGCGTTCACGCTGGAGGCCGACGGCGAGGACGACGCGGCCGAGGCGGCGCTGATCGCGCGGCTGGTGGCGGCGGTCACGGCGGCCGACCCGGACGTCATCGAGAACCACAACCTGCAGGGCTTCGACCTCCCCTTCCTGGAGGAGCGGGCGCGCCGGCTCGGCGTGCCGCTGGCGCTCGGGCGGCTGCCGGCGCTGGGGCTGCGGCAGCGCGCCGCGCGGCGCGGCACGCCGGCGGATCCCACGTGGGGCGACGGCCGGCGCCGCGCGCGCTTCATGGCCCCCGGCCGCGAGCTGATCGACACGCTGGACGCCGTGTGGCGCTACGACTTCGCCACGCGCGAGCTGCCCGGGCACGGCCTCAAGGCGGTGGCGCGCCACCTCGGCATCGCCGCGCCCGACCGCGAGTACGTGCCGGGCCGCGAGATCTTCACCGTGTACCGCCGCGACCCCGAGCGCATCCGGCGCTACGCGACGGACGACGTGGAGGAGGTGGCCGCGCTCGCCCGGTTGCTGGGCGGCGCCGCCTTCGCGCTGGCGCGCATGGCGCCGCGCCGCTACGAGCGGCTGGCCGACGCCGGCGCGGCCACCGGGGTGATCGACCCGCTGCTCGTGCGCGCCTACCTGCGCGCCGGCGCGGCGCTCCCCGCGCACGAGCCGGCCGACGGCACGCCGCACAGCGGCGCCGCGCTGCACCTCTATGCCGCCGGCGTGGCGCGGCGCGTGGTGAAGGCGGACGTGGCCAGCCTGTATCCGTCGCTCATGCGCGCCTACCGCATCGGCCCGGAGCGCGACCGGCTGGGCGCCCTGCTGGCGATGGTGGACCGGCTGGTGGAGCTGCGCCTCCAGGCCAAGGCGGCCGCCCGCGCGGCGCCCCCCGGCTCGGCCGAGCGCCACGCGCAGGAGGCCACCTCGGCGGCGATGAAGCTCGTCGTCAACTCGGCCTACGGCTACCTCGCCGCCGGCGGCGAGCTGACGCGCTTCGCCGACGTGCACGCGGCCAACGAGGTGACGCGGCGCGGGCGCGAGACGCTGGCCGTCATCTGCCGCGCGCTGGCCGGGCGCGGCGTGACGCTGCTGGAGGCCGACACCGACGGCGTGTACTTCGCCGTGCCGGAGGGGTGGACGGAGGCGGACGAGCGCCGCGTCGTGGCCGAGGTCGCGGCGCTGCTGCCGCCGCTGGTGCAGCTGGAGTTCGAGGGGCGATACGCGGCGATGCTGTCGCACGAGCCCAAGAACTACGCGCTGCTGGGCTACGACGGCGCGCTGCAGTTGCGCGGCGTGGCCTTCCGCTCCAGCCGGGCGGAGCCATTCGGCGAGGCGTTCCTCCGCGCCGCGCTCCCCCGCCTCTTCGCCGCCGACCTGGCCGGCGTGCGCGAGGTGTATCTCCATACGCTGGACGCGCTTCGCCGCCGCGAGCTGCCCACGTACGAGGTGTCGTCGCGGGTGCGGCTGACCAAGTCGCCCGCGCGCTACGCGGAGACGAGCGTGTCGCGCCGCGAGCTGCCGTACGAGGCGCTGCTGGCCGGCGGCCGCACGCACTGGCGCGTGGGGGACCGGGTGCGCGTGTACCGCACGCAGGGCGGCGGCGCAGGCGTCGTCCCCTCCCCCGACGACGTCGTGGAGTGGGCCGACCCGCGAGACTACGACGTGGACCACTACGCGCGCGTATTGCGCGACAACTACGCGTCGCGGCTGGCCCGCGCGCTCCGGCCCGAAGACTTCGCCGCGCTGTTCGCCGCGCCGGACCAGCTTTCGCTCTTCACGCCCTCGTTCGCAGAGATGCGGCCCATCCTCGACGCCCGCCCGGCGCCGCTCCAGGCCGCCGCCCCCGAGCACGACGACGCCGAGGACCCGCAGGCGCTTCCCTTCGACGTGGAGGACGGGGTCCCCGCGGCGGACGCCCTGCCGGAGTGA
- a CDS encoding VOC family protein, producing MQPRITVLTLGVDDLERAVAFYRDGLGLQTPGIVGREFEHGAVAFFDLQAGLRLALWARDDIAHDTGLPRSAHGPTNFTIGHNVRRREDVDAVMAQAVQAGARIVKPAHDTFWGGYAGYFADPDDHLWEVVWNPQWAVEG from the coding sequence ATGCAACCACGCATCACCGTCCTCACGCTCGGCGTCGACGACCTCGAGCGCGCCGTCGCCTTCTACCGCGACGGGCTCGGGCTGCAGACGCCGGGCATCGTCGGCCGCGAGTTCGAGCACGGCGCCGTCGCCTTCTTCGACCTGCAGGCCGGCCTCCGCCTCGCCCTCTGGGCGCGCGACGACATCGCGCACGACACCGGGCTCCCGAGGTCGGCGCACGGCCCCACCAACTTCACGATCGGCCACAACGTCCGCCGGCGCGAGGACGTGGACGCGGTGATGGCGCAGGCAGTGCAGGCCGGCGCGCGGATCGTGAAGCCCGCGCACGACACCTTCTGGGGCGGCTACGCCGGCTACTTCGCGGATCCCGACGACCACCTCTGGGAGGTGGTGTGGAACCCGCAGTGGGCCGTGGAGGGGTGA